In the genome of bacterium, the window AAAAGGTTATAAAATTATAAGAAAATATGGCTTTTCAAATGTTTAAAATAAAAAATGATTGACCTTTTACTTGTAAATCCAGGAAATCCTAAAAAAGTTTATGGGAAATTGAGAAGTAATCTTGCCGGAATAGAACCACCATACTGGTGTGCTTTAATTGCTTCTTTTATAAGAAAAAAAGGTTATTCAGTTAAAATAATAGATGCTGATGCTGAAAATTTATCTCCTGAGGAAACTGTAAATGAAATAATCAAAAATAATCCGGTTCTTGTTAATATCGTTGTAATGGGAACAAATCCTTCTGCTTCTTCTACTCCCAAAATGACAACCGTTAGAGAATTACTTAACATATTAAAAGAAAAAAATAAAAATATAAAAGTCATGCTTTCTGGTTTACATCCTTCATCATTACCTGAAAAAACATTAAAAGAAGAAAAAACTGATTTTGTATGTCAGGGAGAGGGGTTTTTAACAACCTTAAATTTACTTGAATGTTTAAAAGGAAAAAAAGATATAAGAGGAATAAAAGGTCTGTGGTATAGAAAGAATGATGAAATAGTAAGTGGTGGATATGAGGAAATAATAACAGACCTTGATTCTTTACCTTTACCTGCATGGGATTTATTACCTATGGAAAAATATAGAGCGCATAACTGGCATTGTTTTAAAAATATTGATGAAAGAGGTAATTATGCTGCAATTTATACAAGTTTTGGATGTCCATTTAATTGTTCTTATTGTAACATAAAAGCACTTTATAATAATAAACCAGGAATAAGATATAAATCGCCGGAAAAGGTCATTGAAGAGATAGATGAACTTGTGGGTAAATATAATATTAAAAATTTAAAAATTGCTGATGAACTTTTTGTTTTAAATAAAGAAAGGGTAAATAAAATATGTGATTTGATTATAGAAAGGGGATATAAACTTAATATATGGGCTTATGCAAGAATAGATACAGTTGATGAAGAAATATTGAAAAAGTTAAAAAAAGCAGGTTTTAATTGGCTATGTTATGGAATTGAATCAGCAAGTGAAAGAGTAAGAAAGGGTGTTTCTAAAAAAATACAGCAGGACAAAATTGAAAAAGTAATTGAAATGACAAAAAAAGCAGGAATTTATATACTCGGGAATTTCATTTTTGGACTTCCTGACGATAATTATGAAACTATGAATGAAACACTTCAACTTGCAAAAAAATTAAATTGTGAATATGTGAATTTTTATGTTGCTATGGCTTATCCGGGTTCTTATTTATACGAATGGGCTTTAAAAAATGGTATAAAACTGCCAGATGAATGGAGTGGTTTTGCACAACTTTCTGAAGATACATATCCTTTACCTACAAAGTATTTAAAACCGGAGGAGGTTTTGAAATTTAGAGATGATGCTTTTATTGACTATTACAGTAATCCTGAATATTTGAAAATGATAGAAGAAAAGTTTGGAGAAAAAGTTGTTGAACATATAAAAGATATGTTAAAAATAAAAATTAAGAGGAAATATGTATAAAAGAAAAATACCTTTCGGCACAATAGTAATAACAGAAAAAGCAAAAAAGATAATATATGAATTACTTGAAACAAAAAGAGTATCTCAGGGAAAATATGTTAGAGAATTTGAAAAAAGGTTTGCGGATATTTGGGGAGTTAAATATGGAGTTGCTGTAAGCAGTGGAACAGATGCAATTGCTCTTGCTCTTTCAGTTCTTTATGATTTTGGTGCAAAAAGAGGTGATGAAGTAATTCTTCCTGCTTTAACTTTTATTGGAACTGCAAATGCAGTTTTGATGGCTGGTTTTAAACCTGTATTTGTGGATGTAGAACTTGAAACATTAAATATAAATCCAGAAAAAATTGAAGAAAAAATAACAGAAAAAACAAAAGCAATGTTACCCGTACATCTTATGGGAAAACCTGTAAATATGGAAAAAATATGTGAAATTACAAAAAAATATAATCTATTTTTAATTGAAGATTCAGCAGAAGCACACGGTTCAGAATATAAAGGTAAAAATGTTGGAACTTTTGGAGATATGGGTTGCTTCAGTACATATGTTGCCCATATAATTTCAACAATTGAAGGAGGAATTATCATAACAGATAATGAAGAATATGCTGAAATATTGAGGTCTTTAAGAGCACATGGAAGAGCGTGTAAATGTGATGTTTGTGTTTTAAATACTTCTTCCGGATATTGCAAAAAAAGATTTAAATATGGTAGGGATATAAGATTTGTATTTGAAAGAGTTGGCTTTTCCTCAAAAATGAATGAAATTGAAGCGGCGGTAGGCATTGGAAACCTTGAAATATATGAAGAAATAATTGAAAAAAGAAGAAAAAACTTTTTTAAACTGAAAGAAATTTTTAAGGAATTTGAAGATTATTTCTATACAATTGATGAGGCAAAAGAAGAAAAATTAAGTCCCCATGCTTTCCCTTTTATTTTAAAGGAAAAATGTAAGTTTAAAAGAGATGAACTTGTTTTTTATTTAAATGAAAATGGCATTGATACAAGAGACCTTTTTTCTTCAATACCCACTCAGACACCTGGATATAAATTTTTGGGATATAAAGAAGGTGAATTTCCCATTTCTGAATATATTGGAAATAACGGAATCCATATAGGAGTTCATCAGGATATAGATGATGAAGATATTGAATATGTTGGAGAAGTAATAAAGAGTTTTCTGGAAATAAATGGATAAAAATTCTTCTATTTACATAGCAGGTCATACCGGCCTTATTGGTTCAGCAATAACACGAATTTTGAAACAAAAAGGATATAAAAATTTAATTTTAAAAAAAAGAGATGAACTTGATTTAGGAATTCAAAAAGATGTTGAAAGATTTTTTGAAAAAGAAAGACCTGAATATGTTTTTATATGTGCAGGAAGAACAGGAGGAATAAAAGCAAATATTGAAAAGGGTGCCGACTTCATTTATGAAAACTCAATAATCAATCTCAATCTTATTCATTTTTCTCATATTTTTAATGTTAAAAAACTTCTCTATATTGGATGTTCCTGTATGTATCCGGTTAATTGTCCCCAGCCAATGAAAGAGGAATATTTATTAACAGGAAAAATTGAAAAAACAAATGAACCTTATGCAATTGCAAAAATAATGGGACTTAAAATGTGTCAGGCATATAATGAACAATATAAAACTGAATTTTTAACAGTTATAGGAGGAAATGTTTATGGATCAGGAGAAAAACAATTTGATGAAGGAGCACATGTTATACCTGCTTTGATTAAAAAATTTTATATTGCAAAAAAAGAAAACTTAAAGGAAATTGAGATATGGGGAACAGGAAATGCAAAAAGAGATTTTATATATGTTGATGATATAGCAAATGCCTGTATTTTTTTAATGGAAAATTACAATGGTAAAGAGATTATAAATATTGGGACTGGAAGAGGTACAAGTATAAAAGAAATTGTTGAAGTTTTAAAAGAAATCAGTGGTTTTAAGGGGAAAATAATATTTAATGAAAAAATGCCAGAAGGTGCTGGTATTAGAATTTTAGACATTGAGAAAATAAAAAAATTAGGATGGGTACCGGAATATAACATATATGAAGGTTTAAAATTGACATATAAATGGTTTACGGAAAAATATGGAAAATGAAGAAATTTTTTCTATCATAACCGTCTCCTTAAATCAGGGAAAATATATAGAAGAAACAATAAAAAGTGTAATTTTTCAGGAAGGAGATTTCTATCTTGAATATCTCATTTTAGATGGCGGTTCTACAGATAATACCCTTGAAATACTTGAAAAATATAAGAAAGGGTTTGAAAATAAAGAAATTAAAATAAACTGTAAAGGACTTGAATTTAGATATATTTCAGAAAAGGATGAAGGACCAACGAATGCTCTAAATAAAGGTTTTAAATTAACAAAAGGGGAAATTATAGGAATACTTAATTCTGATGATATTTATCCGACCGGGATTCTAAAAAAGGTATGGAATACCTTTAAAAAAAACGAAAAGATAGACATCGTTTATGGAGATGTTAAATTTATTGATGCATCAGGAAATTTTGTAAAAATAAAAAAAAATAAAAGAAATATTAAAGAAAAAGATTTTATTTATGAGAATGCTCTGATTCAACCGGAGGTTTTTTTGAAAAGAAAAGTAATAGAAAAAGTTGGAATTTTTGATGAAAATTTAAAATTTGCAAATGACTATGAGTTCTGGATAAGATGTTTGAAAAATAATTTAAAATTCAAATACATACCTTATACTCTTGCAATTTTCAGGAAAAGATATGATGCGAGAAGTTCAAGTTCAAATTTATTTATTTTTGTTGAAACTTTAAAAGTCCAGAAAAAATATTTCGGAAAAACTGAAAAATTATTAAAAAATATTGGAATTTATTCTGCTATGTATGCTTATGAAACCAAAAATTCTTTTGAAAATTCATTTGAAATGCTGGAAAAAAATTTATCAAAAAACGAAATTTACTTAAACAAAAGAGAAATTAAAAAAGCAAAATCTTATGGTTATTTAAAATTTTCTATATATAAAATTTTTGAAAATAAAAAAGAAGGAATAAAAAGTTATCTAAAAGGATTTAAAAACAATCCTTTTATATTTTTTACAAAAAACAATTTAATTTTCATTGTAAGGTTAATTCTTTTCCATAAAAATATTTATTTCGGCATTAAAAAATTTCTTAAATTTTTTTGAAAATGAGAGTGTTAATAATTATAAGAGATTTTTTTTCAATAGGTGGAGCAGAAAATTTTGCAAGAGAGTTTACTGTAAATTTAAAAAAGAAAAATGTAGAAGTAAAGGTTATAACATCAAGAAATTCTTTATTTAAAAAAAGGGAAAAATTTTTAAATAATATTAAAATTATTCAACTTTACTCTCCAAAAAAAAGAATTATTGGTACAATCATTTATTGTTTTTCTTTATTTTTATATCTCATTTTTCACTGTAGAGAATATGATATTATTCAATCATTTTTCTTAAAACATAGTTCTTTTGTTTCTGTTATCGCTGGAAAATTATTAAAGAAAAAAGTTTTTTGCAGAATGGAATGTTCGGGAATTTTTGGAGATTTAAACACTTTAAAAAAAGTACCATTTTCAAGTATTTATTTAAAAGTTTTTAAAAAGAGTGACGGGATAATTGTTTTAAGTAATGAAATGAAAAAAGAACTAGAAAGTGCTGGATTTAAAAGAAAAAAAATTTTTCTTATTCCAAATTGTGTAGATATAAGGAAATTTAAACCATCAGAAAATAAAAGTATTGTTAAAGAAAAACTTGGATTCAAAGATGAAAAAATTATAATATTTGTTGGAAGATTGACAAAACAAAAGGGTATTGATTATCTCTTGGAAGCATTTAAAGATATAAATATACCTGAAAAATTTTTGATTATTATAGGGGATGGAGAATTGAAAAAATATTTAGTGAATAAGGTTGAAAAACTAAATATCAAAGAAAAGGTTTTATTTTTGGGAAAAATAGAAAATGTTACTCAATATTTACAAATAGCAGATGTTTTTGTTTTACCTTCTATTTCTGAAGGACTTCCTATATCATTACTTGAAGCTATGGCATGTGGACTTCCTGTGATTGTTTCAGAAGTGGGTGGTAATATTGACATAGTTGAAAATAAAATAAATGGATATTTAATAGAGCCGAGAAATATTAGTAAAATTAAAAATGCAATAGAAGAGTTGTTAAAAGATGAGAAAAAAATGAAGTTAGTAAGTGAAAAAAACAGAAAGAAAATTGAGGAGAATTATTCTTATGAAATAATTATAGAGAAATATTTAAAATTGTATTTGGAAGGAAAATGAAGAAATTTAAATTTGGAAAAAACTGGAAGAATTTTTTAAAAGTATTAAATGAAAAAAGAATAAAAGAAGCGGAAATTTCTCTGAAGGAATTAACAGGATTAAATAACTTGAAAGAAAAAACTTTTGTTGATATTGGATGTGGAAGTGGAATTTTTAGTTTAGCAGCGAGAAATTTAGGAGCAAGTGTTTATTCTTTTGACTGTGATGAAGAGGCAATTGAATGTGCGAAGATACTAAAAAACAAATTTTATAAAGATGATGAAATCTGGAAAATTGAAAAAGGCGATATATTGAATAGGGAATATGTTGAATCTCTCAAGAAATTTGATATTATTTATATTTGGGGAGTAGTTCATCATACTGGAAATATGTGGAGGGCAATGGAAAACCTTTTATATTTTGTGAAAAATGATAGTTATTTAATTATTTCTGTCTACAATGACCAATGATTTGCAAGTAAAATCTGGAAAAATATAAAGAAAATTTATAATTCACATTATTTTTTTAAGCCTTTTATTATTTTTATTGTTTTTTTAAGATTATGGGAACCAACAATGGTAAAAGATTTAATAAAACTAAAACCACTCAAAACATGGAAAAATTATTACAAACAAAGAGGGATGTCTCCATGGTATGATATAATTGATTGGGTTGGAGGGTACCCTTTTGAAGTAGCAAAGCCAGAAAAAATATTTAATTTTTTTTATAAAAGAAATTTTGAATTGATTAAACTTAAAACCTGTGGCGGTGGTCATGGTTGTAATGAATTTGTTTTTATAAAAAAACATTAAAGGATATAGAAAAATTGACAAAATTGTTAACTTATTATATTCAAAATGTGTGCAATATGTGTAATAAGAAAGTACGTAAATACTTGCTCAACCACAGGTTTAAAACACTGGAATTTGAAAAATTCCAAGTGTTTTTTCTGATCGCTTTATACCAAAAACAAGTTATAATTACCTTAAAACCCTCAAAGATTGATGGGATGCTGGTGCAACGAATAAGGAACACTGATTAGCACGGGTAGCGAGATGGTGAACTACCCATTTTGGGAGTTGATA includes:
- a CDS encoding radical SAM protein, yielding MIDLLLVNPGNPKKVYGKLRSNLAGIEPPYWCALIASFIRKKGYSVKIIDADAENLSPEETVNEIIKNNPVLVNIVVMGTNPSASSTPKMTTVRELLNILKEKNKNIKVMLSGLHPSSLPEKTLKEEKTDFVCQGEGFLTTLNLLECLKGKKDIRGIKGLWYRKNDEIVSGGYEEIITDLDSLPLPAWDLLPMEKYRAHNWHCFKNIDERGNYAAIYTSFGCPFNCSYCNIKALYNNKPGIRYKSPEKVIEEIDELVGKYNIKNLKIADELFVLNKERVNKICDLIIERGYKLNIWAYARIDTVDEEILKKLKKAGFNWLCYGIESASERVRKGVSKKIQQDKIEKVIEMTKKAGIYILGNFIFGLPDDNYETMNETLQLAKKLNCEYVNFYVAMAYPGSYLYEWALKNGIKLPDEWSGFAQLSEDTYPLPTKYLKPEEVLKFRDDAFIDYYSNPEYLKMIEEKFGEKVVEHIKDMLKIKIKRKYV
- a CDS encoding methyltransferase domain-containing protein, encoding MKKFKFGKNWKNFLKVLNEKRIKEAEISLKELTGLNNLKEKTFVDIGCGSGIFSLAARNLGASVYSFDCDEEAIECAKILKNKFYKDDEIWKIEKGDILNREYVESLKKFDIIYIWGVVHHTGNMWRAMENLLYFVKNDSYLIISVYNDQ
- a CDS encoding glycosyltransferase family 2 protein — protein: MENEEIFSIITVSLNQGKYIEETIKSVIFQEGDFYLEYLILDGGSTDNTLEILEKYKKGFENKEIKINCKGLEFRYISEKDEGPTNALNKGFKLTKGEIIGILNSDDIYPTGILKKVWNTFKKNEKIDIVYGDVKFIDASGNFVKIKKNKRNIKEKDFIYENALIQPEVFLKRKVIEKVGIFDENLKFANDYEFWIRCLKNNLKFKYIPYTLAIFRKRYDARSSSSNLFIFVETLKVQKKYFGKTEKLLKNIGIYSAMYAYETKNSFENSFEMLEKNLSKNEIYLNKREIKKAKSYGYLKFSIYKIFENKKEGIKSYLKGFKNNPFIFFTKNNLIFIVRLILFHKNIYFGIKKFLKFF
- a CDS encoding DegT/DnrJ/EryC1/StrS family aminotransferase; this translates as MYKRKIPFGTIVITEKAKKIIYELLETKRVSQGKYVREFEKRFADIWGVKYGVAVSSGTDAIALALSVLYDFGAKRGDEVILPALTFIGTANAVLMAGFKPVFVDVELETLNINPEKIEEKITEKTKAMLPVHLMGKPVNMEKICEITKKYNLFLIEDSAEAHGSEYKGKNVGTFGDMGCFSTYVAHIISTIEGGIIITDNEEYAEILRSLRAHGRACKCDVCVLNTSSGYCKKRFKYGRDIRFVFERVGFSSKMNEIEAAVGIGNLEIYEEIIEKRRKNFFKLKEIFKEFEDYFYTIDEAKEEKLSPHAFPFILKEKCKFKRDELVFYLNENGIDTRDLFSSIPTQTPGYKFLGYKEGEFPISEYIGNNGIHIGVHQDIDDEDIEYVGEVIKSFLEING
- a CDS encoding GDP-L-fucose synthase, which codes for MDKNSSIYIAGHTGLIGSAITRILKQKGYKNLILKKRDELDLGIQKDVERFFEKERPEYVFICAGRTGGIKANIEKGADFIYENSIINLNLIHFSHIFNVKKLLYIGCSCMYPVNCPQPMKEEYLLTGKIEKTNEPYAIAKIMGLKMCQAYNEQYKTEFLTVIGGNVYGSGEKQFDEGAHVIPALIKKFYIAKKENLKEIEIWGTGNAKRDFIYVDDIANACIFLMENYNGKEIINIGTGRGTSIKEIVEVLKEISGFKGKIIFNEKMPEGAGIRILDIEKIKKLGWVPEYNIYEGLKLTYKWFTEKYGK
- a CDS encoding glycosyltransferase family 4 protein, translating into MRVLIIIRDFFSIGGAENFAREFTVNLKKKNVEVKVITSRNSLFKKREKFLNNIKIIQLYSPKKRIIGTIIYCFSLFLYLIFHCREYDIIQSFFLKHSSFVSVIAGKLLKKKVFCRMECSGIFGDLNTLKKVPFSSIYLKVFKKSDGIIVLSNEMKKELESAGFKRKKIFLIPNCVDIRKFKPSENKSIVKEKLGFKDEKIIIFVGRLTKQKGIDYLLEAFKDINIPEKFLIIIGDGELKKYLVNKVEKLNIKEKVLFLGKIENVTQYLQIADVFVLPSISEGLPISLLEAMACGLPVIVSEVGGNIDIVENKINGYLIEPRNISKIKNAIEELLKDEKKMKLVSEKNRKKIEENYSYEIIIEKYLKLYLEGK